The following are encoded in a window of Bacillus xiapuensis genomic DNA:
- the thiM gene encoding hydroxyethylthiazole kinase, with the protein MNTHRIGNLLTRIRKQKPLIHNITNVVVTNFTANGLLALGASPVMAYAKEEVGDMARISGALVLNIGTLTEEIVEAMIIAGKAANEANVPVILDPVGAGATSYRTKSSQRILKEVRVSAIRGNAAEIAHLIGRRWEIKGVDGGADQGDRIALAKEAAAALQTVIVMTGEKDVITDGNTTHIAANGDEMLTKVTGAGCLLTSVVGAFAAVEEDILSASAAAVVIYGVAAERAKLLIGASGPGSFQVEFLNQLSRLEAADVEAHAATELE; encoded by the coding sequence ATGAATACTCATAGAATAGGCAATCTGCTGACAAGGATTCGCAAGCAAAAGCCGCTGATTCACAATATAACCAATGTAGTCGTAACGAACTTTACCGCTAATGGACTGCTGGCGCTGGGGGCTTCGCCTGTGATGGCTTATGCAAAAGAAGAAGTGGGAGATATGGCGAGAATTTCCGGCGCCCTTGTATTAAACATCGGCACTCTGACTGAAGAGATAGTGGAAGCGATGATCATCGCTGGAAAAGCAGCCAACGAAGCGAATGTTCCGGTAATATTGGATCCAGTCGGAGCGGGTGCCACTTCTTATCGAACAAAATCCTCTCAGAGAATTTTAAAGGAAGTAAGAGTATCGGCCATTAGAGGAAATGCCGCTGAAATCGCTCATTTGATCGGCCGCCGCTGGGAGATTAAAGGTGTAGACGGAGGGGCAGATCAAGGAGATCGAATAGCACTTGCGAAAGAAGCGGCCGCCGCGCTGCAAACAGTCATTGTTATGACGGGAGAAAAGGATGTCATTACGGATGGAAACACGACGCATATAGCGGCAAATGGCGATGAAATGTTAACGAAAGTGACGGGAGCCGGCTGCTTGCTGACTTCTGTGGTAGGAGCGTTTGCAGCAGTAGAAGAGGATATTCTCAGCGCTTCCGCCGCCGCCGTCGTGATTTACGGAGTGGCAGCAGAGCGAGCTAAGCTGCTGATAGGAGCCAGCGGACCCGGAAGCTTTCAAGTAGAATTCTTAAACCAACTGTCTCGGCTTGAAGCAGCAGACGTTGAAGCTCATGCGGCAACGGAACTAGAGTAA
- a CDS encoding diacylglycerol/lipid kinase family protein, translating into MYLVLVNPQAGKKQALKRWQQVERIFREKRVEYQLLKAQSAYEMREAFWQLEVKENIRAAVIIGGDGTVHAAIQELARKHIPIAVLPAGSGNDLARVFQLTTSPDLFVESLLKHEMRELDVLQVNGHYCLTVAGVGMDAEVSDRVNRSPYKKWLNVFKIGSLAYLASTLTVIRAFQPVQVNCRVDNDHYIAEKVWLLACGNTPSYGGGMKICPLAHPADGVMDIVLLHTVNRLAILTKLLPKVFSGKHLNKPGVTYLKGKEIYLTAQKPLKVMADGEAIGQTPVRIRVKERGIQFIMT; encoded by the coding sequence ATGTACCTCGTATTAGTGAATCCGCAGGCTGGAAAAAAGCAAGCTTTAAAGCGATGGCAGCAGGTGGAAAGAATTTTCCGAGAAAAAAGGGTTGAATATCAGCTGCTTAAAGCCCAATCAGCTTATGAAATGAGAGAAGCTTTTTGGCAGCTTGAGGTGAAAGAAAACATTAGAGCAGCGGTCATCATTGGCGGAGATGGCACCGTTCATGCCGCGATACAAGAGTTAGCGAGAAAGCATATTCCCATCGCTGTGCTGCCGGCAGGTTCAGGCAATGATCTGGCTAGAGTGTTTCAGCTGACGACGAGCCCGGATTTATTTGTAGAATCGCTTCTAAAGCATGAAATGAGAGAGCTTGATGTGCTTCAAGTGAACGGCCATTATTGCTTAACGGTTGCAGGAGTCGGCATGGATGCAGAAGTTTCCGATCGTGTCAATCGCTCCCCTTATAAAAAATGGCTGAATGTCTTTAAGATCGGATCCCTTGCATACCTCGCCAGTACGTTAACCGTTATTCGTGCTTTCCAGCCTGTTCAAGTAAATTGCCGGGTGGACAACGACCATTATATAGCGGAAAAAGTTTGGCTGCTGGCTTGCGGCAATACTCCATCATACGGCGGCGGAATGAAGATTTGTCCGCTGGCGCATCCGGCAGACGGCGTGATGGATATTGTTCTTTTGCATACGGTGAATCGGTTGGCGATCTTGACAAAACTGCTGCCGAAGGTGTTTTCCGGCAAGCATTTGAATAAGCCGGGCGTAACCTATTTAAAAGGGAAGGAAATTTACCTAACCGCTCAAAAGCCGCTTAAAGTTATGGCGGATGGAGAAGCGATCGGACAGACTCCCGTAAGAATTCGTGTGAAGGAGAGGGGAATCCAGTTCATTATGACATAA
- a CDS encoding TraR/DksA C4-type zinc finger protein, whose amino-acid sequence MLTPEQLLAFESQLTQEKAEAEKRLQDNHHFDLERGHYHDSMGELSSYDNHPADEGTALYERGKDLALNEHEERALDDINKALEAIKNGTYGECAICGKDIAPERLKAVPSTLYCIDHTPNQEVSEDRPIEESILTPPFGKFDNDGRNESVMYDAEDAWQEVASFGTSETPSDFADPPEQYDDMYAESGENIGYAEDFENFVGVDIEGKHPTVYPNKQHDLYEEELDEAEMMTSFGDLPGYEHDPYVEETGGENG is encoded by the coding sequence ATGTTAACACCTGAGCAGCTATTGGCTTTTGAATCGCAGTTAACTCAAGAAAAGGCTGAGGCGGAAAAGAGACTTCAAGACAATCATCATTTTGACTTGGAAAGGGGCCATTATCATGATTCCATGGGGGAGCTGTCCAGTTATGACAATCACCCTGCTGATGAAGGGACTGCATTGTATGAAAGAGGAAAAGATCTGGCCCTCAATGAGCATGAAGAGAGAGCGTTAGATGATATAAACAAAGCTCTAGAAGCGATCAAGAATGGCACATATGGCGAATGTGCTATTTGCGGTAAAGATATCGCTCCCGAGAGGCTGAAAGCTGTGCCATCCACGCTGTATTGCATTGATCATACGCCAAATCAAGAGGTTTCTGAGGATCGCCCTATTGAAGAAAGTATTTTGACTCCTCCTTTTGGCAAGTTCGACAACGATGGCCGGAATGAGTCGGTGATGTATGACGCGGAAGATGCCTGGCAGGAGGTTGCCAGCTTTGGAACATCTGAAACGCCATCGGATTTTGCGGATCCTCCCGAACAATATGATGATATGTATGCGGAATCAGGGGAGAATATCGGTTATGCAGAGGACTTTGAAAATTTTGTCGGTGTTGATATAGAAGGAAAACATCCGACCGTTTATCCAAATAAGCAGCATGATTTATATGAAGAAGAGCTGGATGAAGCGGAAATGATGACATCATTTGGAGATTTGCCGGGATACGAGCATGATCCATACGTGGAAGAAACAGGAGGGGAAAATGGATAA
- the tenA gene encoding thiaminase II, with product MKFSERLHKTLKPVWRQNHSHPFVQEMGDGTLDPRKFRFYMIQDYLYLIEYSKVFALGAVKANDVETMGKFAALLDSTLNMEMSLHRQYAARFGISAQELEQAKPSPTTLAYTHYMLHVSQNGGLPEVLAALLPCAWSYWEIGKELSEIPGASNHELYGEWIQMYSSEEFGQMATWCIELLDKYTAGKAEAELQRLEEIFLNTTRFEYLFWEMAYQETMWPND from the coding sequence ATGAAATTCAGTGAAAGATTGCATAAGACATTAAAGCCGGTTTGGAGGCAAAACCACAGCCATCCATTTGTGCAAGAAATGGGGGATGGAACGCTTGACCCGAGGAAATTTCGCTTTTATATGATACAGGATTATTTGTATTTAATTGAGTATTCTAAAGTGTTCGCTTTAGGGGCTGTCAAAGCAAATGATGTAGAAACAATGGGGAAATTCGCAGCGCTGCTGGACTCGACATTAAATATGGAGATGTCGCTTCATCGCCAATATGCCGCCCGCTTTGGCATATCAGCACAGGAATTGGAGCAGGCGAAGCCATCGCCGACGACGCTCGCTTACACCCATTATATGCTGCATGTTAGTCAAAATGGGGGATTGCCTGAAGTGCTTGCTGCCTTGCTGCCATGCGCTTGGAGCTATTGGGAAATCGGCAAAGAGCTGAGTGAAATTCCGGGAGCGAGCAATCATGAGCTTTACGGAGAATGGATTCAAATGTACAGCTCAGAAGAATTCGGCCAAATGGCTACCTGGTGCATTGAGCTTTTGGATAAATATACAGCAGGAAAAGCGGAAGCTGAATTACAGCGGCTAGAGGAGATCTTTTTGAATACGACTCGATTTGAATATCTGTTTTGGGAGATGGCTTATCAGGAAACGATGTGGCCAAACGATTGA
- a CDS encoding MetQ/NlpA family ABC transporter substrate-binding protein, with amino-acid sequence MKKWLISIVLLLAVSALAACGGEKKEGHAKDDEGKIIVGVTAGPHEQIVEKVQEVAAKDGFEFEMKVFNEYVMPNIALAEGEIDLNSFQHGPYLEQFKKDRNLDITNVADTVNYPMGIYSSKVKDIKELGKKAKIGLPNDPTNGARALLLMEEAGLIKLKKDAGVKATLKDIDENKLNLEFVELEASQIPRQLEELDAAAINTNFAIEQGFVPEKDSIFIEPKDSPWVNVIAARTEDKDADFVKKFVKYYQSEEVKQFIEKEFAGSATVPW; translated from the coding sequence ATGAAAAAATGGTTAATATCAATTGTTTTATTGCTGGCGGTCAGTGCTTTGGCTGCATGCGGAGGAGAAAAGAAAGAAGGCCATGCCAAGGATGATGAGGGAAAAATAATTGTCGGTGTGACCGCGGGGCCGCATGAGCAAATTGTAGAGAAGGTGCAAGAAGTAGCGGCTAAAGACGGATTTGAATTTGAAATGAAAGTATTTAACGAATACGTGATGCCCAACATCGCTCTCGCTGAGGGGGAGATTGATCTAAACAGCTTCCAGCATGGCCCATATTTAGAGCAATTTAAAAAGGACCGCAATTTGGATATTACAAATGTAGCGGATACGGTTAATTACCCAATGGGAATCTACTCTAGCAAGGTCAAGGATATTAAAGAGTTGGGCAAGAAGGCAAAAATCGGTTTGCCGAATGATCCGACCAATGGAGCCCGCGCTTTGCTTCTGATGGAAGAAGCTGGGTTAATTAAGCTCAAAAAGGATGCCGGCGTGAAAGCCACATTGAAAGATATTGATGAAAACAAACTTAACTTGGAGTTCGTTGAATTGGAAGCTTCTCAAATCCCGCGCCAACTGGAAGAGCTGGATGCGGCAGCCATCAACACAAACTTTGCGATCGAGCAGGGGTTTGTGCCTGAGAAAGATTCTATTTTCATTGAGCCGAAGGACAGCCCATGGGTGAATGTCATTGCGGCGCGCACAGAGGATAAAGATGCAGATTTTGTAAAGAAATTTGTGAAATACTATCAATCCGAAGAAGTCAAACAATTTATTGAAAAAGAATTTGCCGGTTCTGCCACTGTGCCGTGGTAA
- a CDS encoding ABC transporter substrate-binding protein — MKKMSLLTIPAIVIMAVFWLLLEPEEEKRETKGKQPADQIQIENMGNTLTIDKPPKRAVALNQHAAEIMLALGLEEAMVGTAYLDDHILPEFKQAYDQIPVLSKQYPSKEIFFAAEPDFAYAGWKTAFTEKSLGTVGELKEAGIPAYIQESSNKPAPVLEDVYRDIRNIGRIFAVEKRAEKVIAQMKREIGEIRKKIGEADEPQSVFVYDSGQAQPTTAANNYLTHLIDIAGGQNIFSDINKGWATVNWESVIDRKPDVIIIMDYGDQTVAEKKKYLLSKKELADVPAVKNKRWMVLPLSAGAEGIRAPLALRAIAEGLHPDKF; from the coding sequence ATGAAGAAAATGAGTTTATTGACAATCCCTGCAATCGTGATCATGGCTGTCTTTTGGCTGCTTTTGGAGCCAGAAGAAGAGAAGAGAGAAACAAAAGGTAAGCAACCAGCGGATCAAATCCAAATTGAGAATATGGGAAACACGCTTACTATAGACAAACCTCCTAAAAGAGCGGTAGCGCTGAATCAGCATGCGGCAGAAATTATGCTTGCTTTAGGACTGGAAGAGGCGATGGTGGGAACGGCATATTTGGATGATCACATTTTGCCTGAATTTAAACAAGCATACGATCAAATCCCGGTTCTATCCAAGCAATATCCTTCTAAAGAAATCTTTTTTGCAGCAGAACCGGATTTCGCTTACGCCGGCTGGAAGACGGCATTTACAGAAAAGTCCCTCGGTACTGTCGGTGAGTTGAAGGAAGCGGGGATCCCGGCATATATTCAGGAGTCTTCTAATAAGCCGGCTCCTGTGCTGGAGGATGTCTATCGGGACATCCGTAATATCGGCCGCATCTTTGCTGTAGAAAAGCGGGCGGAAAAGGTCATTGCCCAAATGAAACGGGAAATAGGAGAAATCCGAAAGAAAATCGGGGAAGCGGACGAGCCGCAGAGTGTTTTTGTTTATGACAGCGGTCAAGCTCAACCGACAACAGCGGCTAATAATTATTTAACCCATCTGATTGACATAGCAGGAGGGCAAAACATCTTTTCAGATATAAACAAGGGATGGGCAACAGTCAATTGGGAAAGCGTCATTGACCGGAAGCCGGATGTCATCATCATTATGGATTATGGTGATCAAACGGTTGCTGAAAAGAAAAAGTACCTGCTATCGAAGAAAGAGCTGGCAGATGTCCCTGCAGTGAAGAATAAACGGTGGATGGTCCTGCCGCTTTCGGCTGGTGCGGAAGGAATTCGCGCGCCGCTTGCCCTGAGAGCTATTGCTGAAGGACTCCATCCTGATAAATTTTAG
- the thiE gene encoding thiamine phosphate synthase, giving the protein MTKVKKEEMKKLLQLYFIMGSPNCIMPPEEVLAAAIEGGATLFQFREKGDGALAGADKIQLAKELQSLCIKRGLPFIVNDEIDLALKLQADGVHIGQDDEALAVVRNKLPDKIIGVSVHTMEEAKKAIAGGADYLGIGPIFATSTKADAKPVQGTKLIKDLRRAGADVPIVGIGGIHGGNAAKVIADGADGVSVITAISQAPSPLKAAQSLKKAVNQKR; this is encoded by the coding sequence ATGACTAAAGTGAAAAAAGAAGAGATGAAGAAACTTCTGCAGCTGTATTTTATTATGGGGAGCCCTAATTGTATAATGCCCCCGGAAGAAGTGTTAGCCGCCGCGATTGAGGGAGGAGCGACTCTTTTTCAATTCCGGGAAAAAGGGGATGGAGCGCTCGCGGGAGCGGATAAAATTCAATTGGCGAAGGAGCTGCAGAGTCTTTGCATTAAGCGGGGACTTCCCTTTATCGTCAACGATGAAATTGATTTAGCGCTGAAGCTCCAGGCTGATGGTGTTCATATTGGACAGGATGATGAAGCATTGGCGGTTGTCCGCAACAAGCTGCCGGACAAAATAATCGGCGTATCCGTTCATACGATGGAAGAAGCGAAGAAAGCGATCGCAGGAGGAGCTGATTATTTGGGCATCGGTCCGATATTTGCCACAAGCACGAAAGCGGATGCTAAGCCGGTGCAAGGAACCAAGCTGATAAAAGACCTCCGGCGAGCCGGAGCGGATGTCCCGATCGTGGGGATCGGAGGCATTCACGGAGGGAACGCTGCCAAAGTTATCGCAGACGGAGCAGATGGTGTATCGGTCATTACAGCGATTAGCCAAGCCCCTTCCCCGTTAAAGGCAGCGCAAAGCTTAAAAAAGGCTGTGAATCAAAAGCGATAA
- a CDS encoding uroporphyrinogen-III synthase: protein MGKGLTGKRIALAGSRKTEEMSALVEKQGGRALVRPLQGTVFLAEEQLKPELAELFNQPVDWFIFTTGMGVDTLFQVSGELNKQEAFLTVIRKANIASRGYKTRAALRKLGVEPALTDSDGTMGGLIKELEKTEWSRKKVAVQLHGDPAPQLMEYLTAKGAEVLQLLPYRHIAPDQVVVSALCEEILTGQVDAVCFTTAIQVRALFAFAEQAGYAGALQAAFRETTAAGAVGKVTAEALREEGVARMIVPERERMGALIIELARHFAE, encoded by the coding sequence ATGGGGAAAGGGTTAACGGGGAAAAGGATTGCGCTTGCAGGTTCAAGGAAAACGGAAGAAATGTCAGCGCTTGTTGAGAAACAGGGAGGAAGGGCGCTCGTCCGCCCGCTGCAGGGAACTGTTTTTCTTGCCGAGGAGCAGTTAAAGCCTGAGCTGGCGGAGCTTTTCAATCAGCCTGTGGATTGGTTCATTTTTACAACAGGCATGGGAGTGGACACGCTCTTTCAAGTATCCGGCGAGCTGAATAAGCAAGAGGCCTTCCTGACAGTAATCAGGAAAGCGAATATCGCGAGCAGAGGATATAAAACGCGGGCGGCTCTGAGAAAGCTTGGAGTGGAGCCAGCGCTGACGGATTCAGATGGGACGATGGGCGGATTGATCAAAGAGCTGGAAAAAACCGAATGGAGCAGAAAGAAAGTGGCGGTCCAGCTTCATGGGGATCCGGCTCCTCAGCTAATGGAGTATTTAACGGCTAAAGGAGCCGAGGTTCTTCAGTTGCTCCCTTATCGGCACATTGCTCCCGATCAGGTGGTAGTGTCAGCGCTGTGTGAGGAAATTCTAACCGGGCAAGTCGATGCGGTATGTTTTACAACGGCGATTCAAGTGCGCGCGCTCTTTGCTTTTGCGGAGCAAGCCGGATATGCAGGAGCGCTTCAAGCAGCCTTTCGTGAAACAACAGCGGCGGGCGCTGTGGGGAAAGTGACAGCCGAAGCCTTGAGAGAAGAAGGAGTGGCGCGGATGATCGTTCCTGAAAGAGAACGTATGGGAGCGCTCATCATCGAACTGGCTCGCCATTTTGCCGAATGA
- the thiD gene encoding bifunctional hydroxymethylpyrimidine kinase/phosphomethylpyrimidine kinase, translated as MVKKALTIAGSDSGGGAGIQADLKTFQELGVFGMSAITAITVQNTLGVHGVYPLPVAAVKEQIEAIGEDMGTDALKTGMLFSSDIIQATAEQIQKQGWKKVVVDPVMIAKGGKSLLEEEAIQAMKEALLPLAHVVTPNIPEAEVLAGLEIRSLEDRKEAAKRLYQAGARYVVIKGGHADDGDSLIDLLFDGEQFSYYESARVKTKNTHGTGCTFAAAIAAELAKGHSVSEAVETASQFVHAAIESELHIGNGHGPTNHWAYKNKMREKGLPND; from the coding sequence ATGGTAAAGAAAGCGCTAACGATTGCAGGTTCGGATAGCGGCGGAGGAGCCGGCATTCAAGCAGATTTAAAGACATTCCAAGAGCTGGGCGTATTTGGCATGTCCGCGATTACAGCCATAACCGTACAAAATACTCTTGGGGTTCATGGTGTATATCCGCTGCCTGTTGCTGCCGTAAAAGAACAAATTGAAGCAATAGGGGAAGATATGGGAACGGATGCCTTGAAAACAGGGATGCTTTTCAGCAGTGACATCATTCAAGCGACGGCTGAGCAAATTCAAAAACAGGGGTGGAAAAAAGTGGTGGTAGACCCCGTTATGATCGCGAAAGGCGGTAAATCTTTGCTTGAGGAAGAAGCAATTCAAGCAATGAAGGAAGCCTTGCTTCCGTTAGCGCATGTTGTCACGCCTAATATTCCTGAAGCAGAAGTGCTGGCTGGCTTGGAGATTCGCAGCTTAGAGGATCGCAAAGAAGCGGCAAAGCGTCTGTATCAGGCTGGTGCGCGGTATGTAGTGATTAAGGGGGGGCATGCCGACGATGGCGATTCATTGATTGATTTGCTTTTTGATGGGGAGCAGTTTTCTTATTATGAAAGCGCTCGTGTGAAGACGAAGAATACACATGGGACAGGCTGTACGTTTGCCGCCGCGATCGCAGCGGAACTGGCCAAAGGGCATTCAGTATCAGAGGCGGTGGAAACAGCTTCTCAATTTGTACACGCGGCGATTGAAAGCGAATTGCATATCGGCAATGGGCACGGTCCAACGAATCATTGGGCCTATAAGAATAAAATGAGAGAAAAGGGGCTGCCAAATGACTAA
- the bioF gene encoding 8-amino-7-oxononanoate synthase, with translation MSHITSQLKWLQDQHLLRQMRRIDSASDAEILLENKPVLLFSSNNYLGLANDDTIKQRAIEAIQLFGTGSGGSRLTTGNLCLHEQLERMIAEWKGTESALLFSSGYLANTGTISSLMGKGDFILSDELNHASLIDGCRLSRAKTAVYRHVNMDDLRSKLKQLPAGSKKLIVTDGVFSMDGNLAPLPDIVELAEAYQAWIMVDDAHGAGVLGKNGRGTAEWFNLEQRIHLHIGTMSKAIAAEGGYVAASKEIVTYLANSARPFIFQTSLSPAVIAAGMAAIEKIQQEPERRQHVLKLSAAFRRQLREAGFAIVSGETPIIALIVGEADAALRFSQELEKEGVYAPAIRPPTVPAGTSRIRFTLMASHTNEQVDRAAKIIIQTGKKLPFI, from the coding sequence ATGAGCCACATCACCTCTCAACTTAAATGGCTTCAAGACCAGCATCTGCTGCGGCAGATGCGCAGAATCGATTCAGCAAGCGATGCGGAAATCCTATTAGAAAATAAACCGGTCCTGCTGTTTTCCAGCAATAATTATTTAGGCTTGGCCAATGATGACACTATTAAACAGCGGGCGATCGAAGCGATTCAATTATTTGGAACCGGCTCGGGCGGCTCCAGATTGACAACCGGAAATTTATGTCTTCATGAACAATTGGAGCGAATGATCGCCGAGTGGAAAGGAACAGAATCAGCTCTTTTATTTTCCAGCGGCTATTTAGCGAATACTGGAACCATATCCAGCCTGATGGGGAAAGGAGATTTCATCTTAAGTGATGAGCTCAATCATGCCAGCCTCATTGATGGCTGCCGTCTGAGCAGGGCCAAGACGGCCGTTTATCGCCACGTGAACATGGATGATTTGCGAAGCAAGCTGAAACAATTGCCAGCCGGCTCTAAAAAACTGATCGTAACAGATGGTGTATTCAGTATGGATGGCAATTTGGCGCCGCTGCCGGACATAGTGGAGCTGGCGGAGGCTTATCAAGCGTGGATCATGGTGGATGATGCTCATGGCGCTGGGGTGCTGGGAAAAAACGGACGGGGAACTGCTGAATGGTTCAATCTGGAACAGCGCATTCACTTGCATATCGGCACGATGAGCAAAGCGATTGCCGCAGAGGGAGGATATGTGGCGGCTTCAAAAGAAATCGTGACCTATTTAGCTAACTCTGCACGGCCGTTTATTTTCCAAACCTCCCTGTCACCGGCCGTTATTGCCGCCGGGATGGCAGCAATCGAAAAAATTCAGCAAGAACCCGAAAGGAGACAGCATGTTTTAAAGCTGTCTGCTGCTTTTCGCCGCCAGCTAAGGGAAGCAGGCTTTGCAATAGTTTCAGGAGAAACCCCAATCATCGCCTTAATTGTCGGAGAGGCTGATGCTGCTTTGCGTTTTTCGCAAGAGCTGGAAAAGGAAGGCGTGTATGCTCCAGCGATCCGGCCGCCTACTGTTCCGGCCGGTACAAGCCGCATCCGTTTTACGCTCATGGCTAGCCATACGAATGAGCAGGTCGATAGAGCGGCTAAAATCATTATTCAAACAGGCAAGAAGCTTCCATTCATTTAA
- a CDS encoding GNAT family N-acetyltransferase yields the protein MDIHYTFETDRMTKSDLEKLFLALDWESGKFPDKLYEAMIRSHSVVTAWKGEQLVGLANALSDGALTVYFHYVLTDPAYQGRGIGRHMMELMLEKYKDYYTKVLISYPQAVRFYKRLGFQPENESMPMYRWN from the coding sequence ATGGATATTCACTACACATTTGAAACCGACCGGATGACAAAGTCAGACTTAGAAAAATTATTTTTAGCGCTGGATTGGGAATCGGGGAAATTTCCCGATAAACTATACGAAGCGATGATTCGCTCCCATTCCGTTGTGACCGCTTGGAAAGGTGAGCAGCTCGTTGGTCTCGCGAACGCGCTCTCGGACGGTGCGCTTACAGTTTATTTCCATTATGTATTAACCGATCCTGCCTATCAGGGACGAGGCATCGGCCGTCACATGATGGAATTAATGCTAGAAAAATATAAAGACTACTATACGAAAGTCTTAATCTCCTATCCGCAAGCCGTCCGCTTTTATAAACGCCTTGGGTTTCAGCCAGAAAATGAGAGCATGCCAATGTATAGATGGAACTAG
- the bioW gene encoding 6-carboxyhexanoate--CoA ligase, which produces MRAAEGGAHENGGRHISGSERLLCGHQLEEEAKELVARALAHERGQVDFIRITIDRVDKRRLQFVTALHAAASQHDSIDKAKAAAKTYLVQAGVHKGAAEKAIALLSASEDYPGAYIMNAQTGAIMNPCGKAVRVSRMDWKEGEFVKWCGTYGYRPSLRLQEAVALASKTAASSFTVAELCWSDDLRYLTGYVASRSTGYIRLSPLKKEGSPTGGRVFFVTEETDMNQYIHFLSEVPVMIRKEGKMNEPHHLST; this is translated from the coding sequence ATGAGAGCCGCTGAAGGCGGAGCTCACGAAAACGGCGGCCGCCACATTTCCGGTTCCGAGAGGCTGCTATGCGGCCACCAGCTTGAAGAGGAGGCGAAAGAATTAGTAGCAAGAGCTCTAGCACACGAACGCGGACAAGTTGATTTCATTCGCATTACAATCGACCGAGTCGATAAACGTCGCCTTCAATTTGTCACAGCTCTTCATGCTGCCGCATCCCAACATGACTCTATTGATAAAGCAAAAGCGGCAGCCAAAACCTACTTGGTCCAAGCCGGGGTGCATAAAGGAGCAGCTGAAAAAGCGATTGCTTTGTTATCTGCCAGCGAGGACTATCCCGGCGCCTATATTATGAATGCCCAGACTGGAGCCATAATGAATCCCTGCGGAAAGGCCGTTCGGGTCTCTCGTATGGATTGGAAAGAAGGGGAATTTGTTAAATGGTGCGGCACATACGGCTACAGGCCATCTTTACGACTTCAGGAAGCGGTCGCTTTAGCATCCAAAACAGCCGCTTCAAGCTTTACGGTGGCGGAGCTTTGCTGGTCTGATGACCTCCGTTACCTGACGGGCTATGTCGCATCACGCTCAACCGGCTATATTCGTCTCTCTCCTTTAAAAAAGGAGGGCTCTCCAACTGGGGGAAGGGTTTTTTTCGTCACAGAAGAAACAGACATGAACCAGTATATTCATTTCTTATCAGAAGTACCTGTGATGATCAGAAAGGAGGGAAAAATGAATGAGCCACATCACCTCTCAACTTAA